Part of the Gemmatimonadota bacterium genome is shown below.
TGCGTCCTCCACCTTTCGTCCACGAATCAGGTCCACCACAAGACGCATCTTGCGGGGGCTGATCTTCATGTGCCTGCCTTTTGCGAGAGCTTCCATTATCTATCGTCCTCCCCTACTTGAGACCCTTCCCGGCCTTGTCCGCTCTACCAGAGTGGCCGCGGAAGGTGCGCGTGGGGGCGAACTCGCCCAGCTTGTGCCCGACCATGTTCTCAGACACATAGATCGGGATGAACTTGTTTCCGTTGTGGACCGCCATGGTGTGGCCGACGAAATCCGGAGTGATGGTGCATC
Proteins encoded:
- the rpsS gene encoding 30S ribosomal protein S19, with the protein product MARSIKKGPYVVDSLLRKVELMNRSGDKKVIKTWARRCTITPDFVGHTMAVHNGNKFIPIYVSENMVGHKLGEFAPTRTFRGHSGRADKAGKGLK